The genomic DNA GCCTAGTCGTGGCGAAGCAGAGCTTCCTGCGCGGCGAGAGCCGCGTCGCACATCTGTCGGACGTTgctgtcgatggctgggcactggtccagcaTGGCACGCAGTGCAGCCGCGAGAGCGGCTATGAGCGCGTCCCTGGGGTCGCTGCTCGGAGCGGTTTGTGGGGCGCGTGACGGCTCAGGAGCGGCCGTCTGGGTGTTGTGGCcacgcagggcgtcactgtaaGATCGGCCCTGCGGGGTGCGAGCAGGTGTCGAGGGAGAGGCTAAATGCGACTCGTGCGATGTGGCGCCGGCCAGCTCAAGCGCTTTCTTCCTCGAAAGGGGCCGCTCGGATGAAGACAACACGGCCGCCTTCCTCTCGCGCTGCCACTCTGGACAGCTCGGCTCTGTCGAAGGGTGTCGGCCACCGCAATTGACGCAGCGTGCCTTCTCCGCGGGACAGTCTCCTGTAGGATGCGACTcaccgcagcggaggcagcgggcgtcgcggaaacaggtggcgccggcgtggccgaaaacgccgcagcggtcgcaCTGTAGTGGTCGAGGAAGACGGGCACGGACGGTGCGCAGCTGCTTGAATAGCCGCACGCTTGGAGGCACGACACTCCCGGCGAAAGTGACGGTGACGCTGGCGCCACTCCTCGAGCATGACAGCACCGCGACGGACGCTTCCAGGTTTTCGCGCACTGTGCGAGCGTCGAAAGAAGGGTCGACCCCATGGATGAGACCCACACAGGAGTTGTTCTGTAGAGCCTTGGGGCGCACCGCCACGCCGCCGAGGTCGCACACTTCGAGGAGGGGCGCCAAGTCGGCACCGCGCATCACGTCGGCAGCCACCATATTCCGGCGGAAGTTCACGCGAACGCTTGTCACGCCTGGCACAGAGGAGAGCTGGGCAGCGATACCGTCCCGTGAGAGTGCGAGGAAAGTCGCTTTGCGCCCGATGGGACGGTAGAGGACCGTGACAGCGGTATCGCGGGCGACGCCGTCATCAACGGGTGGGGTGTGCGGCTCGAAGTCGACGAGCTGTCTGTGACGGCGTCTCCTTCTTGCGGCTTGTTTTGGCTGCACCGCTGCCGGCTGGCAGGCTTGGGCGTCCACGGCGGCCGCGAGCAGCAGCGGGGAGTTTCTCTGCATGAGCTCCCCTGTTTCCTCAGAAGCTGGGGCAGAGGTGGGTGCTCTCGGCCGGCTCTCGTCGTACGTGCGGCCGTCGGCTGGTTTGTCGTCGTCGACGGGAGCAGCCACCGCCGCCGAGCGTGAGCCCTTCTCCGCCGTAGGGGGAGTGGTCTCGGTGTTGGTGAGCGAGGGCGACGAGCAGGCTGCCGGTGACGACAGTGATGGGGAGACCGGCCGGCCACGAAACCAGTACCGCAAACAACGCGTCGTGTGCGGTAGATGCCGAAAAAAAAGCCGTGTAAGGAAAGAAGGAGAAACTGTCTTTCTTTATGGAGATGCCCGACAACTTAAAATGGTTATACTTAAGTTTTGACTCGATCTGAAGCCTATAGAGACCAAGAAGGACCgaaactttcgttttttttttttactttcaacaGGCTTCTGTAATACACCATTCATAGAAAATCTCTTTTTTGGTAGAGAGAATTTCCTTAAAATTCGTTTACGTTCACGTCTTTGTTTATACAGCGTCTGTCTGGTGGCCGGCGGCCGGTTGGGTCCCAGGACCTGCCACCACTGCCCCGCATCCAGCACAGGCACCTCAGCCGCCGCCTTCCGATCGTATGTGTTCACCTCTTTATCGCAAACGTTGGCAATGACGTCCGGTATAACCGCACAGCAGACACAATGTTTCCATGCAGTGAGAGAGAATCAAACACAGCGACAATAATGGCAGGTTTTGTATTTCCCACCAATTCGTTACAACTTAGTCTTCACGAAAAGAACGCAATTTATTGCGCGAATCGTTTAACCTTCGAATTGACGTTTGCCTCGTTCGCTCGCACTTTACGGTCATCGGCAGCAGGCCAAGTCAGCCCCCCGTCTCCGCAGCCGCTCAATCCTCTCGTTACCTTTCACTCACTTCTCGTGGTAGCACGCATTCTACGGGTCGCAAACGTGCCTTGGCATAGCGACTTTCTTCAGTCAGTCGACACGACATCATGTACACACGCGGCTGAACAGAATAAAAGGGCGCATTCTCAGGACAGGGTTTTCACGTTTCCGCGTAGAACTTCGAGTTCCGACCACTGCGTCACTGCAGCTACATTCAGATGATGGAATAGTAAGAACATGTGACGCATGTCGACGAGTGTGATCGGCGGCGCCGTATGAATCGCCACTATTGGCGTGCTTCGCCGAGGAGGGTGGATATTGTAAGAATAAGGTACCCTGCAAAAAatgtttcctttaaaaaaaaaaaatttatggcATCGCCCTGCCGCACCATTTCTGTAAAGATCTCctttctattttttatttttctgtaatttaacaagtttctttctcttttacagTAAGAGAAATTTGGTTTTACAGAGAGTTAGCCGCTTCGCATTGCAGGAAATGTTCTGTTTGCTGTTTATATTTTTTATCATTTAAATAATATATTCTGTTTGATtttctcgtcgaggttgcatgaggctctgcggagctccgccctcgacgaccaaacctgggcgacccagcacgcccgcgaagcggcggcgaggcaagccctcgacgtcccttcgtgggaggcttaggcccggccatcataatgTGCTGGTTTTACAACAAAAGTTTATTCCTTCTCCTCCTGTTTGATTTTACAGAAAATGTATGTAGTAAATAAGTGTCCATTTTGAGGATCAGTgaaagttttgttttctgttcATATTTTTCCGTTTCTTCACaaatctttttttccttttccgccGTACAGAAGTGTCGTGTGTAAATACCATTTTCTATGATGATGAATAATGGACGAACCAGGACTGTCGCTGAAGCCAACCCTTGGAAGCGGCACTTCTCTACGTGTGGGCAGCTGCCGCTCTCGCGAAGGGAATTTTCTTTCAAGAAACGTTGATTGTAGCCAACATTCCTTGCTCTACCAGTGTTTGTCGCTTCGTGCCTCCATTTTCATCCGAAGGTCTCTCAGGTTTGAGTTCATTATCGCGCGTCACATGATCATTATATATAAAACAGATTTAATCTAGATGTGCAGCTGGTCTCAAAATGAAAACTGGGCTCTGTGCCGAAAGCTGAATATGTTCAACGCAGCGCAAAAATACAAAGGTCACACGTAGCGCTCGTGTGTGTCTCCGTTTTTAATTTAATCTTTTTTTGTGCTGCTGGTAAATATGGCCCTCTCTTTTTCTATAAGTGGTTATAATAAATAACTTGTAATTTGAGACATTGTAGAACACTTTGTATCCTTTTATTTTGCACCAAAGCATCACTGGATAGATAAATATGAGAACAGGTGTTTAGTAGAACTCCATTTGCGCACGTTCACAAAACAAGCAGCATCGCTTTTCCACCAGGTGTTATAAGGGCTCAAAAGTAAATTTAACAAGCTATGGATAAGCTTTCCCTTTGAATGTGTTGCATGCCTATATATACATTAGGAATAACAGGAAAAATGCATACCTTTTCAAAGCAACGCAAGTGAATTAAAAGAATACGCACACCTTCGTGTATAATAGGCACTGATGTCCAAGTTACGGAACTCCCCCGTTCATGTCGGTAAATTTGTTAGGAATAAGTCACGGAATGTTTTAATGCAGACGTTCGCAACACATAACATCAAGATTGGTGCGCAGTGTAGTTGAGGCATCATGGTAGGTGTGCATTATGTCACAGCGTGCAGGTATTGTGAAATGTTCATTTGAGGGATGTGTGGATTTCGAAAAAGGAGATACAATCGAATGCTTTTTTGATGTAAGAAGCAACTGTTGTGTAAAGACAGATATTGGTGTGACCGTCGTAGCTGAGCGACAAAATGCATCAGGTTGCTCTGCATTTCTTGGGTTCGTTGCGTGGTCCTTGGCTCTAGAATTTGACTTTGATTCAGTTTTCATTGACGTTAAGCTTCGCGTTTCAGCATCTTTCTTTCAGAACGGAGCTTTGATATTTTTTAGAAGTCTTCCTCAGTCATATGTAGAAGCTGCACCGAACGTAGGCATGCATTCTGGATAAATGGCGAACAAGACGACAGCGAAATACTGATGGCACCGGAAAATGTGCATGGACAGTTTAATAGATTTTAATACTTCTCAGCAGTGTTTGTCATCCTTTAGTGAAACCTTGGCAAGAAGAAAATTTTAGAATGCTTctcatttttattttactttaaatTTTTTTCACAGTACCAGCGCAATACATTACAAAATGTTGCGCATGTCCGTCTCCATGTCTGATAATGCACCTTCGTATGTAATCAGTCACTAACTTAACGCTTTCTTTATTTGAAAAAGTGCTTCAGGGCGAGACCGCGTAGGCAATGACAATCTCAAAACTGGTTTTGTATTAGAGGCTGTACTTTTAATAGCGTTCTTTCTCGATCTCTTTCCAGGAAAGCGGCCGCGGCGCCCTACGAGGGTCGTCGTCTATTGTGTGCCAATGGACGATTCAGCGCTGGCCAGTTCCGGCAGCTCGATGGCCGCGGCGGCGAGTGCCGTGCCCGGCCATGAGCTGGCGACGAGGCACTTCGCCGCAGGGTTTTTCTACGCCGGCAGTGTGGATCTTGTTGATGTTTGTGAAGCAGGACGGGACGCTGCCAGCGGGGATCTCGTCGCCTATAGGAGCTGGCGACGAGATACCCAAATGATGGCCGGAAATGCTGTCAAGGtcagaaatgcttacgttatggCGACACGCACGTTAGGATACATCCTCCCTACTGGAGCACTACTCGAAACTTTGCAAGTTTAAGCACAGTCTTGACTTCCTGACAAATGAAGGGACCGAAGCAGACGGGCCACAGTTAAGCTTTGGCATTTGGTTCGAGCGAGCAACCGAGAAAAAGGCGAGCCACATGTAGTCACGGTCCGGAAAGTATAAGGGGCCGGTCGACAATGTAGGGAAACACGACATTCATACTTCCGTGAAGCGCACTTTTCTAAATTCTGCGATTCCAGTAGCCCATAATTATTTGTACAGTCAGGCTCATTTTATTCCATTACACGACCCTTAGAGTGCATAAATTAAAATGCAGATACAAATGGCATGGCACAAAATTGGAAACCTCCATCTGGCTGTTATTGTCGAGCACTTACTGCACATATTAAAGGTACACCTAACATATCATACTTTAGTAGGACCGGAAAGGACGAACTGAGGGAGACAAACTCACCAGAACAATACTCAAATGGCACAGGCAATGGCTGAGTTCGCGCTAAACGCACCTGCCGTCATTATCCCACGAGCTGCTGAGAAATGTAATTTGCTCTTTGTTATATAATGGTTGGCAGACTGGGCGTatagtgtaggggttggaggacggacttcgcggatgaaaaccccaactcttgggagtatttattctacattatgtacagggaggtgagcgacaagtatcagtcgtacagacattacgggccggcagcaactcggacgctgcggcccgcggcaagaagttcgagagaggtgaatcagggaatcagggcatgtcccagaatgctcaggtctctctggaaggcttcttataaacccttcgagcactgcaagtcacgtcatgtttgaccaatgggagagtccactccgatgacgccactttcagccaatggtaggcgcccgtgtcgtggtgtcacacctggcggcttgctgcggtcttgcatcgcagactggcaatgcacttcgaacaaggagaaggggagggctgcacctgcttcattgtcggatgcccacctgctaatcccggcggcgcacgaacttgttggcatgtaaactcgttgccttaaacttgtctgctcggccgcttctctggaatgcgctttcctgcttctgcattcctcaattagctgtgctgcaatccgatgtggtctggggaactcgaagtaatcgcaggaaccagctccatatctaacagctcgtcctcgccccggttgttctgaatggccggtgaaatcaattcgctggccatgaggaacgctgatagaagctgcagggtactggggtcgagccacgtttgacaaccctcgggatcctgggccctggagaacaaacgtcaaacaaacaaaacagcacagcgctgcaccacgcgtaagcgcaggctcttcacccctgactcgccagactattactgagtcaaaatcaaccctgatcttttatttccccaatttcgacaaaacagttccaaccacccttccaaaccgctatccatttctccccgaatgccgacaagaccagagcactattgttgttgcaaaacaaaagggtcgttgatgatgcaaacaacaaatgaaaacagccgaacataacataagtggcctaactacacgaacagcatgtttccaatctatcgcagtggcgtacttatcgcacgtaatggtgccactaaacaatctggtcaacctcacaagtacgtaatcacaagtgcaccagccttgtggtcactaaacagaacgcgtacttgcattgtaggcaaacttttcattcacgcttactcacgtttctttcctgaaagtcctacaggacacgtgacataaacgaacaattaaacttgcgggacttacacactccgcagaacccttaaaataatgcgtcttaataactcgttccacgcatacttatcagagaagtcagaatacggctgccctaacacacacgagcaacccagtcataaagtctgcttctttccgtccacacaggacatgcgctaatggaactaagaacgcttctccgtgcaaatcatgcactcactgaaaatctacgcgcttaaccttgcaaaattcaaaaatacttaaaaagaaagaaggttaaataacacacgcgctttaccataggcctttcgatgataaccttgaccttcaggttactcacacacacacacacacacaaaaaaagcctatctacttattaatgagcatctcgcgagactacatgtttacataaacctcatctttcaaatctcgagcttctcgaacgaaaacacaaacaaagctcaaaccttacacattgaaagaaatcctagtctcaaatcgcgaaaactttccgatgctcaaaaataaaacaaaataacatttcacttctgcggaagctctcttggcttcccgttcccgattgcttacgactgactcatactctgagccgtcctcgcggtcgtcgtggcttgaaagctactctggctgccgagagacaacaaaagggctgactaactatcagctcccccaagacgttacggtctcctgccaatttgcgtcctcgcgccccgctttcaacacaaactcgattgaccgcgtccctactccccacctggtctcgtcctgccaccttgcgtttcttcgaactgcacgctgagctgtgaaaagaactacggaacgacgaggagcttaactgcctcgtgccctttgtccgcgtccgcgcagaacattcttcgcggtccccctttgaccggtggctcgaccattttggatgcgtcaacatcgtcctagacgaccgcaccttcttactcgcgccctgcccttttgggtttctcgccatctttggcggcgctacattaattaccgactttcggtctctaccgcgcttctttttacggcgctttctctttgcactcgccttcatgtcgccttctcgtgcctcgtgctggccggtacacatttcgtcggcccggatcggtctcttacccgcacagtctgagtgatttacatttaaatctactctctctctgcctcgactggcggacagcccaaccgactctggcacaatgcagcaggctttactcgagtaagacaactcgcactcttgcgaactgccctctgctacattgcccagcgcacgctgcgcatcgacacacagcccgtcggtatcgatcgctgtctcacgcgcacagtccgaatgattaacagaatcatccctatctaggctatctagactggcggagagccgcaccgatccctgaacaatgcagttgttttctcgtgagctacggagctcgccaccccgagaattaccctcaactgcaccgctcacctcgcacttcacttctgcacgcacatctggctctacatgggtgctcgcttctgtcgggtcagaagtgcccttctcttcgctagcaacctcgctaacattaccagcgacgcacacgctcggtaactgtgccaatttgttcgcagctggcctagctgtctccacagtcatctgttggcacagcacctcgtcgctctctctcactacggcctttaacggcctctgttgccactaaggcatcgttagcagctagccttttcccttcacttaagaatctgcagccaatctgacaggcactactcttttcgtcggcttctggcgaaagtccgctagatgcttcctcattctttcgctctgtactacctacagaattctcagacagccgttgtctctgtgccaatacctgatcacaatactgtatctctttgatcagtgctgccttctctctctcatacttttgctcacgctcaagcttacgttgctgatactcccgttcgcgttcattctcacgtacgtgacgctgacacctcagagtaagttcttgaagctcctgcttccgttcattctcgcgttcttcacgctgacgctcactcctaagctcacgacgctctcgcaaacgtacacgacgcgcacgctcccgtggctcctgtatcacttcccaagcaagctcaatgcttttatcatcattgccactatcattaatcgcctttatgatagctggcgttttcatccgttcgtccgcctcaactcccaaatcgtcgcacaccaacaacaagtctaacctcgtcaaccttctaagatccatggcagctgccccgacaggtggttaaaactgttttccttaattaatttgtgcaaacacacaatgcaacaaattcccgattcccagaactatcaaaattgaacacacaacctttgagtctggcgaatcataaggaaaaaaaccacgcgctcacttacggttacagcaccctgccatccggttcattcgtccgctgttgccggttcctccagactccctgggtcgaaggctcgctccttcttcgctactcccagtttcttcggacctctttcgacgaaggctctctcttcttcgctcttcccggttccttaggatctctctcgacgaaggtttatccgtagcgctgccaccagctgatgcattcggaggcgatcctaccgctgccaaccagatgtaggggttgggggacgggcTTCGCGGATGAAAACACAAAACTTGGTAGGATTTAATTAcatattatgtacagggaggtgagcgacaagtatcagtcgtacagacattacgggccggcagcaactcggacgctgcggcccgcggcaagaagttcgagagaggtgaatcagggaatcagggcatgtcccagaatgctcaggtctctctggaaggcttcttataaacccttcgagcactgcaagtcacgtcatgtttgaccaatgggagagtccactccgatgacgccactttcagccaatggtaggcgcccgtgtcgtggtgtcacacctggcggcttgctgcggtcttgcatcgcagactggcaatgcacttcgaacaaggagaaggggagggctgcacctgcttcattgtcggatgcccacctgctaatcccggcggcgcacgaacttgttggcatgtaaacttgttgccttaaacttgtctgctcggccgcttctctggaatgcgctttcctgcttctgcattcctcaattagctgtgctgcaatccgatgtggtctggggaactcgaagtaatcgcaggaaccagctccatatctaacaatagcTAGCTGCTGTATTTTCTATAGACCATTTcctcgggcgaggaggatagggcgcgcggagagcctttcctcctctctggcttgggcgatccggcgcggcgctgcttgaaagtattgctgtcgcgtgctgcggaa from Dermacentor albipictus isolate Rhodes 1998 colony chromosome 7, USDA_Dalb.pri_finalv2, whole genome shotgun sequence includes the following:
- the LOC135905663 gene encoding uncharacterized protein isoform X2, whose amino-acid sequence is MPHKWKISAFTIHHKPGGKLFKSACHRHVVRQTSAAVLKVILQGKRPRRMTRVVVYCMPIEQSPLAGSASTMAMAASAVPGHERAYRHFAAGFFYAGSVDCVEICEARRDGATGDLVAFRSWRRDSQIMAGNADKRLSGGRRPVGSQDLPPLPRIQHRHLSRRLPIVCVHLFIANVGNDVRYNRTADTMFPCSERESNTATIMAGFVFPTNSLQLSLHEKNAIYCANRLTFELTFASFARTLRSSAAGQVSPPSPQPLNPLVTFHSLLVVARILRVANVPWHSDFLQSVDTTSCTHAAEQNKRAHSQDRVFTFPRRTSSSDHCVTAATFR